Proteins encoded by one window of Triplophysa rosa linkage group LG19, Trosa_1v2, whole genome shotgun sequence:
- the LOC130570706 gene encoding transmembrane gamma-carboxyglutamic acid protein 3 has protein sequence MVKIPQIKFSSGSMAAAFLDGKDANSLLKRFPRANGFLEEFRQGNIERECVQESCSFEEANEVFENKERTMEFWKKRSIYTVNSSADSRSDRPDTVYMVVPLLGVALLIIIGLFLIWRCQLQKATRRRPAYTQNRYLANRNTRSLPRILVHRDPPSHSENSHGNERPSVVVSGVERGGASVSSQDAHHPSNHTQNNRSLYVQDSSLSVASHLSGATPPPSYEEVTGHLESSSDETTAPYSDPPPKYEEIVLEK, from the exons CGTTCCTGGATGGAAAGGATGCAAACTCTCTCCTCAAACGTTTTCCACGTGCTAATGGCTTCTTGGAGGAGTTTCGGCAGGGCAACATTGAGAGGGAGTGTGTTCAGGAGAGCTGCAGCTTTGAGGAGGCCAATGAAGTGTTTGAAAACAAGGAGCGAACG ATGGAGTTCTGGAAGAAACGCAGCATCTACACAGTGAACAGCAGCGCTGATTCACGCTCAGATCGTCCGGACACTGTGTACATGGTGGTGCCGCTCCTCGGCGTGGCTCTTCTCATCATCATCGGGCTCTTCCTTATCTGGCGCTGTCAGCTGCAGAAAGCCACGCGACGACGTCCGGCTTACACCCAGAATCGCTATTTGGCTAACCGCAACACCCGCAGCCTTCCACGCATCCTGGTGCATCGCGACCCACCCTCGCATTCAGAGAACTCTCATGGCAACGAGAGGCCCAGTGTGGTGGTCAGTGGTGTGGAGAGGGGTGGAGCTTCTGTCTCGTCCCAGGATGCCCATCATCCCAGTAACCACACCCAGAACAATCGCTCCCTGTACGTACAAGATTCATCTTTGTCTGTGGCATCCCACTTGTCTGGGGCCACCCCACCACCCTCCTATGAAGAAGTTACCGGCCACTTAGAGAGCAGCAGCGATGAGACTACTGCCCCCTACAGCGATCCGCCGCCTAAATATGAGGAGATTGTTTTAGAAAAGTGA
- the LOC130570196 gene encoding mitochondrial fission factor-like isoform X3 — MRSAGTVMASPGYFGDGPPLRERDQYFTEVISQKMRVPERLRFGPAVHKHESADLTSESLPAAYSMHIPDRLALTDVPDLSPRPLFSKHSSSMWDLQHGSWDREAYLREPVQSPLRRSYSDQAFGRTPPGTPTHPKQALHSQSPFGYSENRPSQAVEVQPDQSRTSASQEYWLSPEDDTGTAVEFMVLRRQVVKMSRRIACLDRQNAERRQTELVLFSLLASACLINGWLWMRR, encoded by the exons ATGC GTAGTGCAGGTACAGTTATGGCATCTCCGGGGTATTTTGGTGACGGTCCGCCGTTGCGTGAGCGTGACCAGTACTTCACCGAGGTCATCAGCCAGAAGATGCGCGTGCCCGAGAGGCTGCGGTTCGGACCGGCGGTTCATAAGCACGAGTCTGCAGACCTGACATCTGAAAGTCTACCTGCAGCCTACAGCATGCACATACCAGACAGACTGGCCTTAACAG ATGTTCCTGACCTGAGTCCACGGCCTCTCTTCTCCAAACACTCCTCATCCATGTGGGACCTGCAGCATGGCTCATGGGACAGAGAGGCGTACCTGAGAGAGCCTGTTCAG AGTCCACTCCGTAGGTCTTATAGTGACCAGGCCTTTGGTCGGACCCCACCTGGAACCCCCACACACCCTAAACAGGCACTCCACTCACAGTCTCC GTTCGGTTACTCAGAAAACCGCCCCTCCCAGGCTGTGGAAGTTCAACCTGACCAGAGCAGGACAAG TGCATCACAGGAGTACTGGCTCAGCCCAGAGGACGACACAGGAACTGCTGTTGAATTTATGGTGCTCCGCAGACAG GTGGTGAAGATGAGCAGACGGATAGCATGTCTAGACAGACAAAACGCAGAGCGCAGACAGACGGAGCTGGTGCTGTTCTCTCTGCTGGCGTCTGCCTGCCTGATCAACGGCTGGCTGTGGATGCGTAGATGA
- the LOC130570196 gene encoding mitochondrial fission factor-like isoform X1 produces MRSAGTVMASPGYFGDGPPLRERDQYFTEVISQKMRVPERLRFGPAVHKHESADLTSESLPAAYSMHIPDRLALTDVPDLSPRPLFSKHSSSMWDLQHGSWDREAYLREPVQSPLRRSYSDQAFGRTPPGTPTHPKQALHSQSPRRVGRPPAVDSDPSPPKPQGLPSIPPNLLSPQSVLQAAKELGQQASQKILQTVTSKYSSRFGYSENRPSQAVEVQPDQSRTSASQEYWLSPEDDTGTAVEFMVLRRQVVKMSRRIACLDRQNAERRQTELVLFSLLASACLINGWLWMRR; encoded by the exons ATGC GTAGTGCAGGTACAGTTATGGCATCTCCGGGGTATTTTGGTGACGGTCCGCCGTTGCGTGAGCGTGACCAGTACTTCACCGAGGTCATCAGCCAGAAGATGCGCGTGCCCGAGAGGCTGCGGTTCGGACCGGCGGTTCATAAGCACGAGTCTGCAGACCTGACATCTGAAAGTCTACCTGCAGCCTACAGCATGCACATACCAGACAGACTGGCCTTAACAG ATGTTCCTGACCTGAGTCCACGGCCTCTCTTCTCCAAACACTCCTCATCCATGTGGGACCTGCAGCATGGCTCATGGGACAGAGAGGCGTACCTGAGAGAGCCTGTTCAG AGTCCACTCCGTAGGTCTTATAGTGACCAGGCCTTTGGTCGGACCCCACCTGGAACCCCCACACACCCTAAACAGGCACTCCACTCACAGTCTCC CCGCCGTGTTGGACGTCCCCCTGCTGTAGACTCAGACCCGTCCCCACCAAAGCCCCAGGGACTCCCGTCCATCCCACCCAACCTGCTCTCCCCACAGAGCGTCCTGCAGGCCGCCAAGGAGCTGGGCCAGCAGGCTTCTCAGAAAATCCTCCAGACTGTCACCAGTAAATACTCCTCCAG GTTCGGTTACTCAGAAAACCGCCCCTCCCAGGCTGTGGAAGTTCAACCTGACCAGAGCAGGACAAG TGCATCACAGGAGTACTGGCTCAGCCCAGAGGACGACACAGGAACTGCTGTTGAATTTATGGTGCTCCGCAGACAG GTGGTGAAGATGAGCAGACGGATAGCATGTCTAGACAGACAAAACGCAGAGCGCAGACAGACGGAGCTGGTGCTGTTCTCTCTGCTGGCGTCTGCCTGCCTGATCAACGGCTGGCTGTGGATGCGTAGATGA
- the LOC130570196 gene encoding mitochondrial fission factor-like isoform X2 has translation MASPGYFGDGPPLRERDQYFTEVISQKMRVPERLRFGPAVHKHESADLTSESLPAAYSMHIPDRLALTDVPDLSPRPLFSKHSSSMWDLQHGSWDREAYLREPVQSPLRRSYSDQAFGRTPPGTPTHPKQALHSQSPRRVGRPPAVDSDPSPPKPQGLPSIPPNLLSPQSVLQAAKELGQQASQKILQTVTSKYSSRFGYSENRPSQAVEVQPDQSRTSASQEYWLSPEDDTGTAVEFMVLRRQVVKMSRRIACLDRQNAERRQTELVLFSLLASACLINGWLWMRR, from the exons ATGGCATCTCCGGGGTATTTTGGTGACGGTCCGCCGTTGCGTGAGCGTGACCAGTACTTCACCGAGGTCATCAGCCAGAAGATGCGCGTGCCCGAGAGGCTGCGGTTCGGACCGGCGGTTCATAAGCACGAGTCTGCAGACCTGACATCTGAAAGTCTACCTGCAGCCTACAGCATGCACATACCAGACAGACTGGCCTTAACAG ATGTTCCTGACCTGAGTCCACGGCCTCTCTTCTCCAAACACTCCTCATCCATGTGGGACCTGCAGCATGGCTCATGGGACAGAGAGGCGTACCTGAGAGAGCCTGTTCAG AGTCCACTCCGTAGGTCTTATAGTGACCAGGCCTTTGGTCGGACCCCACCTGGAACCCCCACACACCCTAAACAGGCACTCCACTCACAGTCTCC CCGCCGTGTTGGACGTCCCCCTGCTGTAGACTCAGACCCGTCCCCACCAAAGCCCCAGGGACTCCCGTCCATCCCACCCAACCTGCTCTCCCCACAGAGCGTCCTGCAGGCCGCCAAGGAGCTGGGCCAGCAGGCTTCTCAGAAAATCCTCCAGACTGTCACCAGTAAATACTCCTCCAG GTTCGGTTACTCAGAAAACCGCCCCTCCCAGGCTGTGGAAGTTCAACCTGACCAGAGCAGGACAAG TGCATCACAGGAGTACTGGCTCAGCCCAGAGGACGACACAGGAACTGCTGTTGAATTTATGGTGCTCCGCAGACAG GTGGTGAAGATGAGCAGACGGATAGCATGTCTAGACAGACAAAACGCAGAGCGCAGACAGACGGAGCTGGTGCTGTTCTCTCTGCTGGCGTCTGCCTGCCTGATCAACGGCTGGCTGTGGATGCGTAGATGA
- the amot gene encoding angiomotin isoform X2 produces the protein MRAAASVSEDTLASSGSGHTVLQRLLQEQMRYGEGRNYLALQQQQQQHQQQQGPVSGYPGPGSPGDEHSMVSHIARQEPQGQELQADSGMEKLNARNAGGGGSVGAGSGGGSCGQGPNPEDLPTYEEAKVQSQYFRGHQPQQPQPLLPQSVGAAFYVTGVSNPKVRPPEGRATVQRVSGGKVHQDDGLKDLKQGHVRSLSERLMQLSLATSGVKAHAPITSSPLSPQLPPPGLPGDYYKPSGPPHRGPPPDYPFKAMPSPPKQQQHQQHHQPPHQEPGHFYPDHRGTNQPARTDIPHVRYQPPPEYGSFRSSKESSSHSQRSVHHHSPSSSVTSGGSLSRAQSLALSSILASSHPPPPMGLQGEPPYPMGARSPHGPGLHQGDPYGLGHPPHQRSHGFPHDHYGSAPRGLHMHQHQYHQQGPPQQLQQNPGQHYHHPHSMQGDPYAMLARAQQMVEMLSEENRLLKQELEVCGEKVSKLQKLETEILMVSEAYENLAKSSSKREALEKTMRNKLELEVRRLHDFNRDLRERMETANKQLAAKECEGTEDNRKTISQLLAQNKETQREKEKLEIELNSLRSTNEDQRRHIEIRDQALNNAQAKVVKLEEELKKKQVYVEKVERMQQALAQLQAACEKREQLEHRLRTRLERELESLRMQQRQGGSQNTVGPEFSTASLMEHLREKEERILALEADMTKWEQKYLEESVMRQFALDAAASVATQRDTFSSIISHSPSSSYDTSVEARIQKEEEEILMANRRCLDMESRIKNLHAQIIEKDAMIKVLHQRSRKEPASKLDGPAMRPSKSLMSIAMGTGSSGGSGLLSHSLGLSGSSPITEERREDRSWKGSLGVLLGPEFRGDSLRTESISSSPSPVFPSTPLPATTHSKTGSRDSCTQTDKGQETSKPSTPALQSVSGPSRISSPSPVYIPDRIADVPVFHSSTLERRAPVQNLPPPLLQQNLSQQDVDNEMVEILI, from the exons ATGAGGGCGGCAGCCTCAGTGTCCGAGGACACGTTGGCTAGCAGCGGAAGCGGCCACACTGTTTTACAGCGCCTCCTACAGGAGCAAATGCGCTATGGCGAGGGACGCAATTACCTTGCCCtgcaacaacaacagcagcagcaccaACAGCAACAAGGTCCAGTAAGTGGTTACCCGGGCCCTGGCAGTCCAGGGGACGAGCACTCAATGGTCTCCCACATTGCCAGGCAAGAGCCTCAGGGCCAGGAGCTGCAGGCCGACAGTGGCATGGAAAAGCTAAACGCACGTAACGCAGGAGGTGGCGGCAGTGTGGGGGCGGGGTCAGGTGGTGGGAGCTGCGGACAAGGACCGAATCCTGAGGACCTACCTACCTACGAGGAAGCCAAGGTGCAATCGCAGTATTTCCGTGGCCACCAGCCTCAGCAGCCTCAGCCACTGCTGCCCCAATCAGTCGGTGCTGCATTTTACGTGACTGGTGTTAGCAACCCTAAGGTGCGACCCCCGGAGGGCAGGGCCACGGTGCAGAGGGTGAGCGGGGGAAAAGTGCACCAGGACGATGGACTCAAAGATTTAAAGCAAGGCCACGTGCGTTCTCTTAGCGAAAGACTGATGCAGCTTTCATTGGCCACCAGTGGGGTCAAGGCTCATGCGCCTATTACCAGTTCTCCTCTTTCCCCCCAACTGCCCCCACCTGGCCTGCCAGGAGACTACTATAAACCCTCTGGACCCCCACATAGGGGGCCACCACCAGACTACCCGTTCAAAGCAATGCCCTCTCCACCCAAACAACAACAGCACCAACAGCACCATCAGCCTCCACACCAGGAGCCCGGACACTTCTACCCGGACCACCGTGGGACAAACCAACCAGCCAGAACCGACATTCCTCATGTCCGTTACCAGCCACCGCCTGAGTACGGCTCTTTCCG GTCAAGTAAGGAGAGTTCAAGTCACTCCCAAAGGTCTGTCCATCACCACAGCCCCTCGTCTTCTGTGACATCAGGAGGATCTCTATCCCGCGCACAGTCTTTGGCTCTCAGCAGCATCTTGGCTTCTTCCCACCCTCCACCACCCATGGGCCTTCAAGGTGAACCACCCTATCCCATGGGTGCACGAAGCCCACATGGCCCCGGCTTGCACCAAGGCGATCCATACGGCCTGGGACACCCTCCCCATCAGCGGAGCCACGGATTTCCTCATGATCATTACGGGTCGGCTCCCAGGGGGCTCCACATGCACCAGCATCAGTACCACCAGCAGGGTCCTCCCCAACAGCTGCAACAGAATCCAGGACAACACTACCATCACCCACACTCCATGCAGGGAGATCCCTACGCCATGTTAGCCCGGGCCCAGCAGATGGTGGAGATGCTGTCCGAAGAGAACCGATTGCTCAAGCAAGAGCTGGAAGTGTGTGGGGAGAAGGTGTCCAAACTGCAGAAG ctGGAGACTGAGATTCTGATGGTGTCCGAAGCTTATGAGAACTTGGCCAAATCGTCCTCTAAGAGAGAGGCTTTGGAGAAGACAATGAGAAATAAATTGGAGTTGGAGGTGCGCAGGCTGCACGACTTCAACAGAGACCTGAGAG AGCGAATGGAGACAGCCAACAAGCAGTTAGCCGCTAAAGAGTGCGAGGGCACCGAGGACAATCGTAAAACCATCTCACAGCTTCTGGCTCAGA ACAAGGAGAcccagagagagaaggagaagtTGGAGATCGAGTTGAATTCGCTTCGCTCCACAAATGAGGACCAGCGCAGGCACATTGAGATCCGTGATCAGGCTTTAAATAATGCGCAGGCCAAAGTGGTCAAGCTAGAGGAAGAG ctgaagAAGAAGCAGGTGTATGTGGAGAAGGTGGAGCGGATGCAGCAGGCTCTAGCGCAGCTTCAGGCGGCCTGTGAGAAGCGAGAGCAGCTGGAGCATCGCCTGCGCACCCGACTGGAGAGAGAGCTGGAATCTCTTCGCATGCAACAG agGCAGGGTGGTTCTCAGAACACAGTTGGTCCTGAGTTCAGCACAGCATCTTTGATGGAACATCTGAGAGAAAAGGAAGAGAGGATTTTGGCTCTGGAGGCCGACATGACCAAATGGGAGCAGAAATACTTGGAGGAGAGCGTCATGAGACAGTTCGCACTAGACGCTGCGGCTTCTGTGGCCACACAGAG AGACACCTTCTCCAGCATCATCAGCCACTCCCCCAGCAGCAGCTACGACACATCGGTGGAAGCGCGTATACAGAAAGAAGAGGAGGAGATCCTCATGGCCAACCGGCGCTGTCTGGACATGGAGAGCAGGATTAAGAACCTGCACGCTCAGATTATAGAGAAGGACGCCATGATAAAAGTCCTGCACCAGCGTTCACGCAAAGAACCCGCCAGCAAGTTAGATGGCCCAGCCATGAGACCCTCCAAGTCTCTGATGTCCATCGCCATGGGAACCGGCAGCTCGGGCGGCTCCGGTCTGCTGTCACACTCTCTGGGTCTCAGCGGGAGCAGCCCGATCACAGAGGAACGCAGGGAGGACCGCAGCTGGAAGGGCAGTCTGG GTGTTCTGCTGGGTCCTGAGTTCAGAGGAGACTCACTGAGGACAGAGTCCATCTCCTCCTCTCCATCTCCAGTGTTTCCCTCCACCCCCTTGCCAGCCACCACACACTCAAAGACCGGCAGCAGGGACAGCTGCACTCAGACGGACAAGGGTCAGGAGACCAGCAAGCCGAGCACGCCTGCCCTGCAGAGCGTATCCGGACCCAGCCGGATCAGCAGCCCGAGCCCCGTCTACATACCCGACCGCATCGCAG ATGTGCCAGTGTTCCACAGCAGTACGTTGGAGAGGAGAGCTCCGGTACAGAACCTCCCCCCACCCCTCCTGCAGCAAAACCTCTCTCAACAGGATGTGGACAATGAGATGGTAGAAATTCTCATCTGA
- the amot gene encoding angiomotin isoform X1 encodes MFRKKASSSLRMRRISENNSKRSVDRTRSSSFHEVGRSKELEMRAAASVSEDTLASSGSGHTVLQRLLQEQMRYGEGRNYLALQQQQQQHQQQQGPVSGYPGPGSPGDEHSMVSHIARQEPQGQELQADSGMEKLNARNAGGGGSVGAGSGGGSCGQGPNPEDLPTYEEAKVQSQYFRGHQPQQPQPLLPQSVGAAFYVTGVSNPKVRPPEGRATVQRVSGGKVHQDDGLKDLKQGHVRSLSERLMQLSLATSGVKAHAPITSSPLSPQLPPPGLPGDYYKPSGPPHRGPPPDYPFKAMPSPPKQQQHQQHHQPPHQEPGHFYPDHRGTNQPARTDIPHVRYQPPPEYGSFRSSKESSSHSQRSVHHHSPSSSVTSGGSLSRAQSLALSSILASSHPPPPMGLQGEPPYPMGARSPHGPGLHQGDPYGLGHPPHQRSHGFPHDHYGSAPRGLHMHQHQYHQQGPPQQLQQNPGQHYHHPHSMQGDPYAMLARAQQMVEMLSEENRLLKQELEVCGEKVSKLQKLETEILMVSEAYENLAKSSSKREALEKTMRNKLELEVRRLHDFNRDLRERMETANKQLAAKECEGTEDNRKTISQLLAQNKETQREKEKLEIELNSLRSTNEDQRRHIEIRDQALNNAQAKVVKLEEELKKKQVYVEKVERMQQALAQLQAACEKREQLEHRLRTRLERELESLRMQQRQGGSQNTVGPEFSTASLMEHLREKEERILALEADMTKWEQKYLEESVMRQFALDAAASVATQRDTFSSIISHSPSSSYDTSVEARIQKEEEEILMANRRCLDMESRIKNLHAQIIEKDAMIKVLHQRSRKEPASKLDGPAMRPSKSLMSIAMGTGSSGGSGLLSHSLGLSGSSPITEERREDRSWKGSLGVLLGPEFRGDSLRTESISSSPSPVFPSTPLPATTHSKTGSRDSCTQTDKGQETSKPSTPALQSVSGPSRISSPSPVYIPDRIADVPVFHSSTLERRAPVQNLPPPLLQQNLSQQDVDNEMVEILI; translated from the exons ATGTTTCGGAAAAAAGCCTCATCTTCGTTGAGAATGCGGAGAATATCAGAAAACAATAGTAAAC GGAGTGTGGACCGCACACGAAGCTCCTCCTTCCATGAGGTGGGCAGGTCAAAAGAGCTGGAAATGAGGGCGGCAGCCTCAGTGTCCGAGGACACGTTGGCTAGCAGCGGAAGCGGCCACACTGTTTTACAGCGCCTCCTACAGGAGCAAATGCGCTATGGCGAGGGACGCAATTACCTTGCCCtgcaacaacaacagcagcagcaccaACAGCAACAAGGTCCAGTAAGTGGTTACCCGGGCCCTGGCAGTCCAGGGGACGAGCACTCAATGGTCTCCCACATTGCCAGGCAAGAGCCTCAGGGCCAGGAGCTGCAGGCCGACAGTGGCATGGAAAAGCTAAACGCACGTAACGCAGGAGGTGGCGGCAGTGTGGGGGCGGGGTCAGGTGGTGGGAGCTGCGGACAAGGACCGAATCCTGAGGACCTACCTACCTACGAGGAAGCCAAGGTGCAATCGCAGTATTTCCGTGGCCACCAGCCTCAGCAGCCTCAGCCACTGCTGCCCCAATCAGTCGGTGCTGCATTTTACGTGACTGGTGTTAGCAACCCTAAGGTGCGACCCCCGGAGGGCAGGGCCACGGTGCAGAGGGTGAGCGGGGGAAAAGTGCACCAGGACGATGGACTCAAAGATTTAAAGCAAGGCCACGTGCGTTCTCTTAGCGAAAGACTGATGCAGCTTTCATTGGCCACCAGTGGGGTCAAGGCTCATGCGCCTATTACCAGTTCTCCTCTTTCCCCCCAACTGCCCCCACCTGGCCTGCCAGGAGACTACTATAAACCCTCTGGACCCCCACATAGGGGGCCACCACCAGACTACCCGTTCAAAGCAATGCCCTCTCCACCCAAACAACAACAGCACCAACAGCACCATCAGCCTCCACACCAGGAGCCCGGACACTTCTACCCGGACCACCGTGGGACAAACCAACCAGCCAGAACCGACATTCCTCATGTCCGTTACCAGCCACCGCCTGAGTACGGCTCTTTCCG GTCAAGTAAGGAGAGTTCAAGTCACTCCCAAAGGTCTGTCCATCACCACAGCCCCTCGTCTTCTGTGACATCAGGAGGATCTCTATCCCGCGCACAGTCTTTGGCTCTCAGCAGCATCTTGGCTTCTTCCCACCCTCCACCACCCATGGGCCTTCAAGGTGAACCACCCTATCCCATGGGTGCACGAAGCCCACATGGCCCCGGCTTGCACCAAGGCGATCCATACGGCCTGGGACACCCTCCCCATCAGCGGAGCCACGGATTTCCTCATGATCATTACGGGTCGGCTCCCAGGGGGCTCCACATGCACCAGCATCAGTACCACCAGCAGGGTCCTCCCCAACAGCTGCAACAGAATCCAGGACAACACTACCATCACCCACACTCCATGCAGGGAGATCCCTACGCCATGTTAGCCCGGGCCCAGCAGATGGTGGAGATGCTGTCCGAAGAGAACCGATTGCTCAAGCAAGAGCTGGAAGTGTGTGGGGAGAAGGTGTCCAAACTGCAGAAG ctGGAGACTGAGATTCTGATGGTGTCCGAAGCTTATGAGAACTTGGCCAAATCGTCCTCTAAGAGAGAGGCTTTGGAGAAGACAATGAGAAATAAATTGGAGTTGGAGGTGCGCAGGCTGCACGACTTCAACAGAGACCTGAGAG AGCGAATGGAGACAGCCAACAAGCAGTTAGCCGCTAAAGAGTGCGAGGGCACCGAGGACAATCGTAAAACCATCTCACAGCTTCTGGCTCAGA ACAAGGAGAcccagagagagaaggagaagtTGGAGATCGAGTTGAATTCGCTTCGCTCCACAAATGAGGACCAGCGCAGGCACATTGAGATCCGTGATCAGGCTTTAAATAATGCGCAGGCCAAAGTGGTCAAGCTAGAGGAAGAG ctgaagAAGAAGCAGGTGTATGTGGAGAAGGTGGAGCGGATGCAGCAGGCTCTAGCGCAGCTTCAGGCGGCCTGTGAGAAGCGAGAGCAGCTGGAGCATCGCCTGCGCACCCGACTGGAGAGAGAGCTGGAATCTCTTCGCATGCAACAG agGCAGGGTGGTTCTCAGAACACAGTTGGTCCTGAGTTCAGCACAGCATCTTTGATGGAACATCTGAGAGAAAAGGAAGAGAGGATTTTGGCTCTGGAGGCCGACATGACCAAATGGGAGCAGAAATACTTGGAGGAGAGCGTCATGAGACAGTTCGCACTAGACGCTGCGGCTTCTGTGGCCACACAGAG AGACACCTTCTCCAGCATCATCAGCCACTCCCCCAGCAGCAGCTACGACACATCGGTGGAAGCGCGTATACAGAAAGAAGAGGAGGAGATCCTCATGGCCAACCGGCGCTGTCTGGACATGGAGAGCAGGATTAAGAACCTGCACGCTCAGATTATAGAGAAGGACGCCATGATAAAAGTCCTGCACCAGCGTTCACGCAAAGAACCCGCCAGCAAGTTAGATGGCCCAGCCATGAGACCCTCCAAGTCTCTGATGTCCATCGCCATGGGAACCGGCAGCTCGGGCGGCTCCGGTCTGCTGTCACACTCTCTGGGTCTCAGCGGGAGCAGCCCGATCACAGAGGAACGCAGGGAGGACCGCAGCTGGAAGGGCAGTCTGG GTGTTCTGCTGGGTCCTGAGTTCAGAGGAGACTCACTGAGGACAGAGTCCATCTCCTCCTCTCCATCTCCAGTGTTTCCCTCCACCCCCTTGCCAGCCACCACACACTCAAAGACCGGCAGCAGGGACAGCTGCACTCAGACGGACAAGGGTCAGGAGACCAGCAAGCCGAGCACGCCTGCCCTGCAGAGCGTATCCGGACCCAGCCGGATCAGCAGCCCGAGCCCCGTCTACATACCCGACCGCATCGCAG ATGTGCCAGTGTTCCACAGCAGTACGTTGGAGAGGAGAGCTCCGGTACAGAACCTCCCCCCACCCCTCCTGCAGCAAAACCTCTCTCAACAGGATGTGGACAATGAGATGGTAGAAATTCTCATCTGA